In Ilumatobacter fluminis, the following proteins share a genomic window:
- a CDS encoding thermonuclease family protein, translating into MRRALALSGGLALVAALGACDGDDAATGATTTPTPTPGAVEANAVVDWVVDGDTIDVIIDGVEERVRLTGIDTPEIAHESSGDRPGNDAECFADAAHEYARALIDVGTPVRLERDVVARDDYGRLLAYVYRASDGIFVNYELVRQGYATPLSIEPNTTYAELMVDAARDAERDDVGLWAACR; encoded by the coding sequence GTGCGTCGCGCCCTCGCACTCTCTGGTGGACTCGCCCTCGTCGCCGCGCTCGGTGCGTGCGACGGCGATGACGCTGCCACCGGCGCAACCACCACGCCGACACCCACGCCCGGAGCGGTCGAGGCGAACGCCGTCGTCGACTGGGTGGTCGACGGCGACACGATCGACGTCATCATCGACGGTGTCGAGGAACGGGTGAGACTCACCGGCATCGACACCCCCGAGATCGCCCACGAGTCGAGCGGCGACCGCCCCGGCAACGACGCCGAGTGCTTCGCCGACGCGGCCCACGAGTACGCACGCGCGCTGATCGACGTGGGCACACCGGTCCGACTCGAACGCGACGTCGTCGCCCGCGACGACTACGGCCGCCTGCTCGCCTACGTCTATCGAGCGAGCGACGGCATCTTCGTGAACTACGAACTCGTCCGCCAGGGATACGCGACGCCGCTGTCGATCGAGCCGAACACCACCTATGCCGAGCTCATGGTCGACGCTGCCCGCGACGCCGAACGCGACGACGTCGGCCTCTGGGCCGCCTGCCGCTGA
- a CDS encoding steroid 3-ketoacyl-CoA thiolase, with the protein MSNSRSVVIVDALRTPIGRRGGGLSTLHPAEVLSNVQQGLVDRTGIDPSAIEQVVGGCVSQVGEQSFNVTRTAWLAAGLPLETAATTVDTQCGSSQQATNLATSLVASGTVDVAMACGVEVMSRIPIGSNSAKQLGLGVPIPRTYFDQYEMTSQFEGAERIADKWGISRDDTDRFGLASQERAARAWAEGRFDGQYIEIEAPDRGDDGELLETTHTVARDEGLRETSLEKLSTLKPVAREDGVHTAGNSSQISDGAAGLLVMTEAKADELGLTPRARVVDACLVGVDPVLMLTGPIDATQKLLDRTGLSIDDIDIFEINEAFASVVLAWAKEVGADLEKTNPNGGAIALGHPLGGTGAFLMTKALNELERTGGRYGLVSMCCGGGLGTGTIIERL; encoded by the coding sequence ATGTCGAACTCCCGCTCCGTCGTCATCGTCGATGCCCTCCGCACGCCCATCGGGCGGCGCGGTGGCGGCCTCTCCACCCTCCATCCTGCCGAGGTGCTCTCGAACGTGCAGCAGGGTCTCGTCGACCGCACCGGCATCGACCCGTCGGCGATCGAACAGGTCGTCGGCGGCTGCGTGAGCCAGGTCGGCGAGCAGAGCTTCAACGTGACCCGCACCGCATGGCTGGCGGCGGGTCTGCCGCTCGAAACGGCCGCCACCACCGTCGATACCCAGTGCGGTTCGAGCCAGCAGGCGACCAACCTCGCCACCTCGCTGGTCGCATCGGGCACCGTCGACGTCGCCATGGCGTGCGGTGTCGAGGTCATGAGCCGCATCCCGATCGGCTCCAACTCGGCGAAGCAGCTCGGCCTCGGCGTGCCGATCCCGCGCACCTACTTCGACCAGTACGAGATGACCTCCCAGTTCGAGGGCGCCGAGCGCATCGCCGACAAGTGGGGCATCTCCCGTGACGACACCGACCGGTTCGGACTCGCCTCGCAGGAGCGCGCCGCTCGCGCCTGGGCCGAGGGCCGATTCGACGGCCAGTACATCGAGATCGAGGCGCCCGACCGCGGCGACGACGGCGAGCTGCTCGAGACGACGCACACCGTCGCCCGCGACGAAGGGCTGCGTGAGACGTCGCTCGAGAAGCTGTCGACCCTCAAGCCGGTCGCACGCGAAGACGGTGTCCACACCGCCGGCAACTCGTCGCAGATCTCCGACGGCGCGGCCGGGCTGCTCGTGATGACGGAGGCGAAGGCCGACGAGCTCGGGCTCACGCCGCGAGCTCGGGTCGTCGACGCATGCCTCGTCGGTGTCGACCCGGTCCTGATGCTCACCGGCCCGATCGACGCGACACAGAAGCTGCTCGATCGCACCGGCTTGTCGATCGACGACATCGACATCTTCGAGATCAACGAGGCCTTCGCGTCGGTCGTGCTCGCCTGGGCCAAGGAGGTCGGCGCCGACCTCGAGAAGACGAACCCGAACGGCGGCGCGATCGCACTGGGTCACCCGCTCGGCGGCACCGGCGCATTCCTGATGACGAAGGCACTCAACGAGCTCGAGCGCACCGGTGGCCGCTACGGCCTCGTCTCGATGTGCTGCGGTGGCGGCCTCGGCACCGGCACCATCATCGAACGCCTCTGA
- a CDS encoding GntR family transcriptional regulator encodes MTDFADLAEPLERSSDVPLWAQLERELRRRMELGHFADRFPTDRELIEVYEVSRHTARHAVAQLGADGIVRRARGVGTSVDHRTFERSLGALYSLFQVVEEAGIEQHSVVRALERVTDAEVAERLDLDPDTELVLIDRIRYAGDEPLAIDRIWLPADVAEPLLDADFTHTSLYNELERTLGKRPGEGWEQIHPKIPTADERDILGLDEGEAVFAIERLGACKGEPIEWRLTLIRGDRFTFVADWTAGQRNELRIQMTR; translated from the coding sequence GTGACTGACTTCGCCGATCTCGCCGAACCGCTCGAACGCTCGAGCGACGTGCCCCTGTGGGCGCAGCTCGAACGCGAGCTGCGACGCCGCATGGAACTCGGTCACTTCGCCGACCGGTTCCCGACCGACCGGGAACTGATCGAGGTCTACGAGGTGAGCCGCCATACGGCGCGCCACGCAGTGGCGCAGCTGGGCGCCGACGGCATCGTCCGCCGCGCACGCGGCGTCGGCACCTCGGTCGACCATCGCACCTTCGAACGGTCGCTCGGTGCGCTCTACAGCCTGTTCCAGGTCGTCGAGGAAGCAGGGATCGAGCAGCACAGCGTCGTCCGTGCGCTCGAGCGCGTCACCGACGCCGAGGTCGCCGAACGGCTCGACCTCGACCCCGACACCGAGCTCGTGCTCATCGACCGCATCCGCTACGCCGGCGACGAACCTCTCGCCATCGACCGCATCTGGCTGCCCGCCGACGTGGCCGAACCACTGCTCGACGCCGACTTCACCCACACGTCGCTCTACAACGAGCTCGAGCGCACGCTCGGCAAGCGACCGGGCGAGGGCTGGGAACAGATCCACCCCAAGATCCCGACCGCCGACGAGCGTGACATCCTCGGGCTCGACGAGGGCGAAGCCGTGTTCGCGATCGAGCGGCTCGGCGCCTGCAAGGGCGAACCGATCGAATGGCGCCTGACGCTCATCCGTGGCGACCGGTTCACGTTCGTCGCCGACTGGACCGCAGGTCAGCGCAACGAACTCCGCATCCAGATGACCCGCTGA
- a CDS encoding molybdopterin dinucleotide binding domain-containing protein gives MTLANHPPHDRWHDWTELDAQAWPKREERRYTIVPTTCFNCEAACGLTAFVDQETGEIAKFEGNPEHPASRGRNCAKGPATLNQVDDPERILHPLKRSGPRGSGRWERIDWGQALDEIGARVRDAIVDGRTNEVMYHVGRPGEDGYTERVLEAWGVDGHNSHTNICSSNARIGYQSWMGHDRPSSDYANAEVIFLISSHLETGHYFNPHAQRIMEGKAKGATVICVDTRLSNTGAKADYWLSTWPGTEAFLLLAIVKLLLEHGTWERDFVRRWVNWETYLRETRPDLPCEFDSLERALLDEYAEYTPERAEHLTGVAADTIREIAGIIGAHPTKFASHNWRSAGAGNLGGWQVARCLFFINVLTGSVATVGGTAGNGWNKMAPPHPFGGQPITSWNELSWPKEYPLSYHEMSILLPHFLNEGRGKLAAYFSRVYNPIWTNPDGFSWMEALLDESKVECHVALTPTWSETAWYADYVLPMGVGSERHDLASFETHAGRWVGFRQPVMRRYAELRDGAPIDPDRRTHEFNKGEVWEENEFWIDLSWRIDPDGSLGVRQFFESAERPGHPVGVDEYYGRLFDGIPGLADSAAAAGQTTLEYMRDRGAYPVPGDQITPYERPVDPAELEGCIRDADGVYRKPGTPGGWDGSDDTLDDLQLAKLGDGSPAVEIDGEIKEGFPTPSKKLELFSTTIRDWGWPEYATPTWIPSHVHWEDLDLDGDERILLPTFRIPTLIHTRSANSKWLNEISHRHPLWIHPSDAEQLGIDENGLVRVSTRIGHFVIAAWRTEGIRPGVVAASHHMGRWRVEEDDARSWSAGKARIANDGTRWTLTREHGMRTWDSSGSANGGDPDTRRIWWNDTGVHQNLSFAVQPDPISGMQCWHQRVRVAPAEPGDEHGDVVVDTAESRQAYRDWLAKTRPAPGPGGLRRPLWYARPLKPTPSAYRA, from the coding sequence ATGACGCTCGCCAACCATCCGCCCCACGATCGCTGGCACGACTGGACCGAACTCGACGCGCAGGCGTGGCCGAAGCGTGAGGAGCGGCGCTACACGATCGTGCCGACCACCTGCTTCAACTGCGAGGCCGCCTGTGGCCTCACCGCGTTCGTCGATCAGGAAACCGGCGAGATCGCGAAGTTCGAGGGCAACCCCGAGCACCCGGCCAGCCGGGGCCGGAACTGCGCCAAGGGCCCGGCGACGCTGAACCAGGTCGACGATCCCGAACGCATCCTCCACCCGCTCAAGCGCAGCGGACCTCGCGGGAGCGGGCGGTGGGAGCGGATCGACTGGGGCCAGGCGCTCGACGAGATCGGCGCCAGGGTGCGCGACGCGATCGTCGACGGCCGAACGAACGAGGTGATGTACCACGTCGGGCGACCGGGTGAAGACGGCTACACCGAGCGCGTGCTCGAGGCATGGGGCGTCGACGGCCACAACAGCCACACCAACATCTGCTCGTCGAACGCTCGCATCGGCTACCAGTCGTGGATGGGGCACGATCGACCGTCGAGCGACTACGCCAACGCGGAGGTCATCTTCCTGATCTCGTCCCATCTCGAGACCGGGCACTACTTCAATCCCCATGCCCAGCGGATCATGGAGGGCAAGGCCAAGGGGGCGACCGTCATCTGCGTCGACACACGCCTGTCGAACACCGGCGCCAAGGCCGACTACTGGCTGTCGACCTGGCCCGGTACCGAGGCATTCCTCCTGCTGGCGATCGTGAAGCTGCTGCTCGAGCACGGCACCTGGGAGCGCGACTTCGTGCGACGCTGGGTCAACTGGGAGACGTACCTGCGCGAGACGCGACCCGACCTCCCCTGCGAGTTCGACTCACTCGAACGAGCCCTGCTCGACGAGTACGCCGAGTACACCCCCGAGCGCGCCGAACACCTCACCGGCGTCGCCGCCGACACGATCCGCGAGATCGCCGGCATCATCGGCGCCCACCCGACCAAGTTCGCGTCGCACAACTGGCGCTCCGCCGGCGCCGGCAACCTCGGCGGCTGGCAGGTCGCCCGCTGCCTGTTCTTCATCAACGTACTCACCGGGTCGGTGGCCACGGTCGGCGGAACCGCCGGCAACGGCTGGAACAAGATGGCGCCGCCGCATCCGTTCGGCGGGCAGCCGATCACCAGCTGGAACGAGCTGTCGTGGCCCAAGGAGTACCCGCTCTCGTACCACGAGATGTCGATCCTGCTCCCCCACTTCCTGAACGAAGGCCGCGGCAAGCTGGCCGCGTACTTCTCGCGCGTCTACAACCCGATCTGGACCAACCCGGACGGCTTCTCGTGGATGGAGGCCCTCCTCGACGAGTCGAAGGTCGAGTGCCACGTCGCCCTCACGCCCACCTGGTCGGAGACCGCCTGGTACGCCGACTACGTCCTGCCCATGGGGGTCGGCTCCGAACGCCACGATCTCGCCAGCTTCGAGACCCACGCCGGCCGCTGGGTGGGCTTTCGTCAACCGGTGATGCGGCGCTACGCCGAACTGCGCGACGGCGCGCCGATCGACCCCGACCGCCGCACCCACGAGTTCAACAAGGGCGAGGTGTGGGAAGAGAACGAGTTCTGGATCGACCTGTCGTGGAGGATCGATCCGGACGGGTCGCTCGGCGTTCGCCAGTTCTTCGAGAGCGCCGAGCGACCCGGTCATCCGGTCGGTGTCGACGAGTACTACGGCAGGCTCTTCGACGGGATCCCCGGCCTGGCCGACTCCGCCGCCGCGGCCGGCCAGACCACGCTCGAGTACATGCGCGACCGCGGCGCGTACCCCGTGCCGGGCGACCAGATCACGCCGTACGAACGGCCGGTCGACCCCGCCGAACTCGAGGGTTGCATCCGCGATGCCGACGGCGTGTACCGAAAGCCGGGCACCCCGGGCGGGTGGGACGGCTCCGACGACACCCTCGACGATCTGCAGTTGGCGAAGCTGGGCGACGGATCACCGGCCGTCGAGATCGACGGAGAGATCAAGGAGGGCTTCCCCACCCCGTCGAAGAAGCTCGAGCTGTTCTCGACGACCATCCGCGACTGGGGGTGGCCCGAGTACGCCACACCGACCTGGATCCCGAGCCACGTCCACTGGGAGGATCTCGATCTCGACGGCGACGAGCGCATCCTGCTGCCGACGTTCCGGATCCCGACCCTGATCCACACCCGTTCGGCCAACTCGAAGTGGCTCAACGAGATCAGCCATCGACACCCGCTGTGGATCCACCCGTCCGACGCCGAACAGTTGGGCATCGACGAGAACGGCCTCGTCCGGGTGTCGACCAGGATCGGCCACTTCGTCATCGCCGCATGGCGCACGGAGGGCATCCGCCCCGGCGTCGTCGCTGCCAGCCACCACATGGGGCGCTGGCGCGTCGAGGAGGACGACGCCCGCTCGTGGAGCGCCGGCAAGGCACGGATCGCCAACGACGGGACGCGCTGGACCCTCACCCGCGAGCACGGCATGCGCACGTGGGACTCGAGCGGGAGCGCCAACGGGGGCGATCCCGACACCCGACGCATCTGGTGGAACGACACCGGTGTGCACCAGAACCTCAGCTTCGCCGTGCAGCCCGACCCGATCTCGGGCATGCAGTGCTGGCATCAGCGCGTCCGGGTCGCACCGGCCGAGCCCGGCGACGAGCACGGCGACGTGGTCGTCGACACCGCCGAGTCACGCCAGGCGTACCGGGACTGGCTGGCCAAGACACGGCCCGCGCCGGGCCCGGGCGGACTGAGGCGCCCGCTGTGGTACGCCCGCCCCCTCAAGCCGACGCCGTCGGCGTATCGGGCCTGA
- a CDS encoding 4Fe-4S dicluster domain-containing protein: MTRLGFALLSDSCIGCHACTVACKSEHDVPLGVNRTWVKYIETGEFPNTGRSFSVMRCNHCDDAPCITICPTSALFRADNGVVDFDDARCIGCKSCMNACPYDAIYINPATNTAHKCNFCNHRVEVGLEPACVVVCPTQAIVTGDLDDPDSPVSKIVARDKTAVRAPEQGTDPKVFYRGVDQASLDPTRTAIRNDGLIWADTTPDHPTLTPTMQAHAGPGIVARTTYTTAHHLTWQSKVSGYLVTKAIAAGLMLFAALLVAMGHGSEQAAVGVVPPVLAGVFTAITGALLIADLKQPSRFLFILTKSNTRSWLVRGAWILGAFAAVVAVWGLAGIADAGGVLAVLALPTAVLAAAVAGYTAFLFGQCEGRDLWQTPLLLPILLAQAVVAGGAAFSMLDLLMDVPEIRSIRIAFLAGIGALALLIASELWSKGSRHVELATLEMTRGAYATEFWWGGVGVGLVVPAGLLTASLAIDDASPSTAAAAGVAGLIGLFTYEDAYVRAGQSVPLS; encoded by the coding sequence ATGACACGATTGGGGTTCGCACTGCTGTCCGACAGCTGTATCGGCTGTCATGCCTGCACCGTCGCGTGCAAGAGCGAGCACGACGTGCCGCTCGGCGTCAACCGAACCTGGGTGAAGTACATCGAGACGGGCGAGTTCCCGAACACCGGACGCTCGTTCTCGGTGATGCGCTGCAACCACTGCGACGACGCCCCGTGCATCACGATCTGCCCGACGAGTGCCCTGTTCAGGGCCGACAACGGCGTCGTCGACTTCGACGACGCCCGCTGCATCGGCTGCAAGTCGTGCATGAACGCGTGCCCCTACGACGCGATCTACATCAACCCGGCGACCAACACCGCGCACAAGTGCAACTTCTGCAATCACCGGGTCGAGGTCGGCCTGGAACCGGCGTGCGTCGTGGTCTGCCCGACCCAGGCGATCGTCACCGGCGACCTCGACGACCCCGACTCCCCCGTGTCGAAGATCGTCGCCCGCGACAAGACGGCGGTCCGAGCCCCCGAGCAGGGCACCGACCCGAAGGTGTTCTACCGCGGCGTCGACCAGGCGTCGCTCGACCCGACGCGCACGGCGATCCGCAACGACGGGCTCATCTGGGCCGACACCACCCCCGACCACCCGACGTTGACGCCGACGATGCAGGCGCACGCCGGACCGGGCATCGTCGCACGCACGACGTACACGACCGCACACCACCTCACGTGGCAGTCGAAGGTGTCGGGCTATCTGGTCACCAAGGCGATCGCCGCCGGTCTGATGTTGTTCGCCGCGCTCCTCGTCGCGATGGGGCACGGCTCCGAACAGGCGGCCGTGGGCGTCGTCCCGCCGGTGCTGGCCGGCGTCTTCACGGCGATCACCGGTGCACTCTTGATCGCCGATCTCAAACAGCCGAGCCGGTTCCTGTTCATCCTCACGAAGTCGAACACCCGCTCGTGGCTGGTGCGCGGCGCGTGGATCCTCGGCGCGTTCGCAGCGGTCGTCGCCGTGTGGGGCCTGGCCGGTATCGCCGACGCCGGCGGCGTACTCGCAGTGCTGGCACTCCCGACGGCGGTGCTCGCCGCAGCCGTCGCCGGGTACACGGCGTTCCTGTTCGGTCAGTGCGAGGGGCGTGACCTCTGGCAGACGCCGCTGCTGTTGCCGATCCTGCTGGCGCAAGCGGTCGTCGCCGGCGGTGCGGCGTTCTCCATGCTCGACCTCCTGATGGACGTGCCCGAGATCCGCTCGATCCGGATTGCGTTCCTCGCCGGCATCGGTGCGCTCGCCCTGCTGATCGCCTCCGAACTCTGGTCGAAGGGATCACGACACGTCGAGCTCGCGACGCTCGAGATGACCCGAGGCGCGTATGCCACCGAGTTCTGGTGGGGTGGCGTCGGCGTGGGTCTGGTGGTGCCCGCGGGTCTGCTCACCGCCTCGCTCGCGATCGACGACGCATCACCCTCCACCGCCGCCGCGGCCGGCGTGGCCGGTCTGATCGGCCTGTTCACCTACGAAGACGCCTACGTCCGGGCCGGTCAATCGGTCCCGCTGTCATGA
- a CDS encoding NAD(P)/FAD-dependent oxidoreductase yields MATTAKHQIVIIGGGTAGITVAARLARKGYTDLAVIEPSDKHYYQPLWTLVGAGLSELSSTERSEASVMPKKATWIKKAAESFDPDNNTVSCSDGSSYEYEALIVCPGIQLDFDKIEGAQETMGKNGVSSNYRFDLAPKMWDMIRSTTSGTAIFTMPAGPIKCAGAPQKIAYLAADHWRKEGVLGDIDIHLVVPTPRIFGIPEIADNLDAVIADYGITLHTQSEVVAIDSAGRKATIAAVGENGTSDTLGYDVMHFVPPQSAPDWIKASPLSTGEGPGYVSVDKHTMQHTTYPNVFALGDAGSTPNSKTGAAIRKQAPVVVENVDAYLKNQELGGEYHGYASCPLVVSSKAMLMAEFDYSMEMTPSFPRWMFDPAKPHRSYWYLKKYGLPAMYWNGMLKGLA; encoded by the coding sequence ATGGCGACCACCGCCAAGCACCAGATCGTGATCATCGGCGGCGGCACCGCCGGCATCACGGTCGCCGCACGACTCGCGCGGAAGGGATACACCGACCTCGCCGTCATCGAACCGTCCGACAAGCACTACTACCAACCGCTCTGGACGCTGGTCGGCGCCGGCCTCTCCGAGCTGTCCTCGACCGAGCGATCCGAAGCGTCGGTCATGCCGAAGAAGGCGACCTGGATCAAGAAGGCCGCCGAGTCGTTCGATCCGGACAACAACACCGTCTCCTGCAGCGACGGCTCGTCGTACGAGTACGAGGCGTTGATCGTCTGCCCCGGCATCCAACTCGACTTCGACAAGATCGAGGGCGCGCAGGAGACGATGGGCAAGAACGGCGTGTCGTCCAACTACCGCTTCGACCTCGCCCCGAAGATGTGGGACATGATCCGTTCGACCACCTCGGGCACCGCGATCTTCACGATGCCGGCCGGGCCGATCAAGTGCGCCGGAGCGCCCCAGAAGATCGCCTACCTCGCCGCCGATCACTGGCGCAAGGAAGGTGTCCTCGGCGACATCGACATCCACCTCGTCGTCCCGACGCCACGCATCTTCGGCATCCCCGAGATCGCCGACAACCTCGACGCCGTGATCGCCGACTACGGCATCACCCTGCACACCCAGTCCGAGGTCGTCGCGATCGACAGCGCCGGCCGAAAGGCGACGATCGCTGCGGTCGGCGAGAACGGCACGTCCGACACCCTCGGTTACGACGTGATGCACTTCGTGCCGCCCCAGTCGGCGCCCGACTGGATCAAGGCGAGCCCGCTCTCCACCGGTGAAGGTCCGGGCTACGTCAGCGTCGACAAGCACACGATGCAGCACACGACGTACCCGAACGTCTTCGCCCTCGGCGACGCCGGCTCGACGCCGAACTCGAAGACCGGCGCAGCGATCCGCAAGCAGGCGCCGGTCGTCGTCGAGAACGTCGATGCCTATCTCAAGAACCAGGAGCTCGGCGGCGAGTACCACGGCTACGCGTCGTGTCCGCTCGTCGTCTCGAGCAAGGCGATGCTGATGGCGGAGTTCGACTACTCGATGGAGATGACGCCGTCGTTCCCACGGTGGATGTTCGACCCGGCCAAGCCACATCGCTCGTACTGGTACCTGAAGAAGTACGGCCTCCCGGCCATGTACTGGAACGGGATGCTCAAAGGACTCGCCTGA
- a CDS encoding MBL fold metallo-hydrolase produces the protein MLFNQYYLECLSHASYLIGDETTGRAVVVDPQRDVAEYIADAEAAGMTIELVIETHFHADFLSGHLELAEATGAKIVFSSVAETEFESMGVADGERYSLGDVTLEFLHTPGHTPESLSIVVYEHADDETPHGVLTGDTLFIGDVGRPDLLASIGFTREELAEHLYTSLHTKLMPLPDATKVFPAHGAGSACGKNLSTELVSTMGEQKETNYALRAPDKETFMALVTEGQPPAPSYFVYDAILNRKDRDLLDEEAIPTALSYDEVQSALAAGAMLVDGRTPEEFAQGHLRQAVNVGLEGRYAEFAGSVIPSDVDIVLFVEPGFELEGKNRLARIGFDRVIGYVAEPFKVMLDHRDEVQVASRLTAKAFDERTRSIGDLQIVDVRNPGELEAGTIAGSVNIPVGQIPGRVDELDVTRPTVVYCAGGYRSSVAASLLRQKGFVDVSDIIGGYGAWAETVQSA, from the coding sequence ATGTTGTTCAACCAGTACTACTTGGAGTGCCTGTCGCACGCCTCGTACCTCATCGGCGACGAGACGACCGGCCGAGCCGTCGTCGTCGACCCACAGCGCGACGTCGCCGAGTACATCGCCGACGCCGAAGCCGCCGGCATGACGATCGAACTCGTCATCGAAACGCACTTCCACGCCGACTTCCTCTCCGGCCACCTCGAACTTGCCGAAGCCACCGGTGCCAAGATCGTCTTCTCCTCGGTCGCCGAGACCGAGTTCGAGTCGATGGGCGTCGCCGACGGCGAGCGCTACTCCCTGGGTGACGTCACCCTCGAGTTCCTGCACACGCCGGGGCACACACCCGAGTCGCTCAGCATCGTCGTGTACGAACACGCCGACGACGAGACGCCGCACGGCGTCCTGACCGGCGACACGCTCTTCATCGGCGACGTCGGCCGTCCCGATCTGCTCGCCTCGATCGGCTTCACCCGCGAAGAGCTCGCCGAGCACCTGTACACGAGCCTGCACACCAAGCTGATGCCGCTCCCCGACGCGACGAAGGTCTTCCCCGCTCACGGTGCCGGTTCGGCGTGCGGCAAGAACCTGTCGACCGAACTCGTGTCGACGATGGGCGAACAGAAAGAGACCAACTATGCCCTGCGCGCTCCCGACAAGGAGACGTTCATGGCGTTGGTCACCGAAGGCCAGCCACCGGCACCGAGCTACTTCGTGTACGACGCGATCCTCAACCGCAAGGACCGCGACCTCCTCGACGAAGAAGCGATCCCCACCGCGCTCTCGTACGACGAGGTCCAGTCAGCACTCGCCGCCGGCGCCATGCTCGTCGACGGCCGCACGCCCGAGGAGTTCGCACAGGGCCACCTCCGCCAAGCGGTCAACGTCGGCCTCGAGGGTCGGTACGCCGAGTTCGCCGGATCGGTCATCCCGTCCGACGTCGACATCGTGCTGTTCGTCGAGCCCGGCTTCGAGCTCGAGGGCAAGAACCGGCTCGCCCGCATCGGCTTCGACCGGGTCATCGGCTACGTCGCCGAACCGTTCAAGGTGATGCTCGACCACCGAGACGAGGTGCAGGTCGCGTCGCGACTCACCGCCAAGGCCTTCGACGAGCGGACCCGCTCGATCGGCGACCTCCAGATCGTCGACGTCCGCAACCCGGGCGAACTCGAAGCGGGCACGATCGCCGGCTCGGTCAACATCCCCGTCGGCCAGATCCCCGGCCGTGTCGACGAGCTCGACGTCACTCGCCCGACCGTCGTCTACTGCGCCGGCGGCTACCGATCGTCGGTCGCCGCGAGCCTGCTGCGACAGAAGGGCTTCGTCGACGTCAGCGACATCATCGGCGGCTACGGCGCCTGGGCCGAGACGGTCCAGTCCGCCTGA
- a CDS encoding rhodanese-like domain-containing protein: MTITDTPAATTIHASELRQLRLEDPRTRILDVRTTSEFESVHIPGSYNVPLDQLAEHVDAVADLDAPVVLVCLSGNRAATAQEKLNSAGKTNLRVLDGGIGAWQTAGGDVVKGEEKWTLERQVRGVAGSIVLASILTSIKFPKARALAGGVGFGLLFSALSNTCAMGMLLAKLPYNRGPECVIDDVLADMRD; this comes from the coding sequence ATGACCATCACCGACACCCCCGCCGCCACCACGATCCACGCGAGCGAGCTGCGCCAGCTCCGCCTCGAGGATCCCCGCACCCGCATCCTCGACGTCCGCACGACGTCGGAGTTCGAGTCGGTCCACATCCCCGGCTCGTACAACGTGCCGCTCGACCAGCTCGCCGAGCACGTCGACGCGGTCGCCGACCTCGACGCACCCGTGGTGCTCGTGTGCCTCTCCGGAAATCGCGCCGCAACCGCCCAGGAGAAGCTCAACTCGGCCGGCAAGACCAACCTCCGCGTGCTCGACGGTGGCATCGGCGCCTGGCAGACCGCCGGCGGCGACGTCGTCAAGGGCGAGGAGAAGTGGACGCTCGAGCGCCAGGTGCGCGGCGTCGCCGGCTCCATCGTGCTCGCCTCGATCCTCACGAGCATCAAGTTCCCCAAGGCCCGCGCGCTCGCCGGCGGCGTCGGTTTCGGACTCCTGTTCTCGGCGCTGTCCAACACCTGCGCCATGGGCATGCTGCTCGCCAAGCTCCCGTACAACCGGGGGCCCGAGTGCGTCATCGACGACGTGCTCGCCGACATGCGCGACTGA
- a CDS encoding carbonic anhydrase yields the protein MPDTGTTGDLTWRSMVASHAEASRTNDHDGTFPAHEPSAAVLACSDARVPPSLLFGQPSGNLFVVRIAGNSATSDVVASLTYAVEVLGVELVIVLGHSGCGAVTAAMSPTIAPELRAVLEPIDEMLDGCDACTDLDEAVDANVRRNLRRLRRDRGPLGTAIGEHRVALRGAVHDLRSGELTEIVDDLDLAPTAPTP from the coding sequence ATGCCTGATACCGGAACCACCGGCGATCTGACGTGGCGGTCGATGGTCGCCTCTCACGCCGAGGCGAGCCGGACCAACGACCACGACGGCACCTTTCCGGCACACGAACCCTCGGCCGCCGTCCTGGCGTGCTCCGATGCCCGGGTCCCGCCGTCGCTGCTGTTCGGCCAGCCGTCCGGCAACCTCTTCGTGGTCCGCATCGCCGGCAACAGTGCCACCTCCGACGTCGTGGCGAGCCTCACCTACGCCGTCGAGGTGCTCGGCGTCGAGCTCGTGATCGTGCTCGGCCACTCGGGCTGCGGCGCCGTGACCGCAGCCATGTCGCCGACGATCGCCCCCGAACTGCGCGCCGTGCTCGAACCGATCGACGAGATGCTCGACGGGTGCGATGCATGCACCGACCTCGACGAGGCCGTCGACGCGAACGTTCGACGGAACCTCCGCCGCCTCCGACGCGACCGGGGGCCGCTCGGCACGGCGATCGGCGAGCATCGCGTCGCACTGCGCGGCGCCGTCCACGACCTCCGTTCCGGCGAACTCACCGAGATCGTCGACGACCTCGACCTCGCCCCGACCGCCCCGACCCCCTGA